A genomic stretch from Euwallacea fornicatus isolate EFF26 chromosome 10, ASM4011564v1, whole genome shotgun sequence includes:
- the LOC136341482 gene encoding uncharacterized protein isoform X2, producing MMGFPHDPGLTPRLCRHIFKYFEDGALSIEDMKVSVSYLEIYNEKVADLLTDSEKKGQERPLRVREHPKRGPYVEGLSQHLVTTDTELLERLEVGTNRRRVGFTATNPRSSRSHSVFSVSSDDGVKLHLVDLAGNERAGSRGYGPNRFREGANINKSLVALGNVISTLADYSKGFVHARSKFVPYRDSVLTWLLKDTLQGNSNTVMVATVSPSSQCYSETVNTLRFGQRAKLIVYKPIIVEDSKERTIRKLRAEIAQLRDLLMLSSLPRQREFENPQEDFQVLVSKSDTLVPIMNVVTSQKTKKVDRSYSIDTDNKSFSSQESLQSPKHGTSSSTSSARRMSSGSSGPPSVQPKQTALSLKRQSLNRSSPLLKTITQKKLMPEKHFADRGVVTELSGVKKSERKQAQNTSNGKPRAQIVAAVTSRLYNKVKKQDIGTSTENLPVAKELSICSNARSRLRELTQKALKAHRSRNVETQTELFPVLRVKEAATDCSDLKVDVCEVKDVTTSMESCGKDVAIECTLLNQFIEGTVRDILVVTRSCGIQTVSSEDKMSFTKYLLADKNSIFTEAVNINISHNYSSSNQSEDSLEGLVSFPTPDLISNHNSLEPCQEKVADIAQVNFETANYIPAEEVCANTAKVLTVPQHREKINNVEVLTAQAPQSFIQESKDTCKSLPDFCPSFAKAKSSRQAENYSRSRAFNTQTHLDHVRNSSSRSSSSSSSLSLSNVPDSLDYHLANQKRVQFSRKTSQKSDRLMNAMKDFLQEAKLLIANLSRAGANHCQQPHLDDFDIQVTLNDVSGLDNLPRKRKKKLKSTQTCPMTTSSSSQTSLFGDAPLNQYEALLEDSCKRLEEKISKPPRSWQISIASEDFEDELLFEKPRYNPWDLSNVEVEDSSLESQPVTFSDYGSLPRKTHKRQRTPTCSPSAFLKQLTQMRRQIIENSREELMVQSCSK from the exons GTCTCTCTCAACACCTCGTAACCACTGACACAGAGCTACTCGAGCGTCTCGAAGTGGGAACCAATAGACGCCGCGTGGGATTCACCGCCACTAACCCTCGATCTAGTAGAAGTCACTCCGTCTTCTCTGTATCTAGCGACGACGGAGTCAAGCTCCATCTTGTGGATTTGGCCGGCAATGAACGGGCAGGAAGTCGTGGATACGGTCCGAATCGGTTCCGAGAGGGCGCCAATATCAACAAGAGTCTAGTGGCTTTGGGCAACGTTATTTCGACTCTAG CGGACTATTCAAAAGGGTTTGTCCACGCAAGAAGCAAATTTGTCCCTTACCGGGACTCGGTCCTCACATGGCTTCTCAAGGACACCCTCCAGGGAAACTCCAATACTGTAATGGTTGCCA cGGTTTCACCGTCCAGCCAGTGCTACAGTGAGACTGTCAATACCCTGCGATTCGGACAGCGTGCGAAACTCATCGTTTATAAACCAATAATCGTGGAAGACTCCAAAGAGCGTACCATTCGGAAGTTGAGAGCTGAAATTGCCCAGCTTAGAGATCTTTTAATGCTCTCCTCGTTGCCCCGTCAA aGAGAATTTGAAAATCCTCAAGAAGATTTCCAAGTATTGGTCTCAAAATCAGATACTTTAGTTCCCATAATGAACGTGGTAACTTCTCAGAAGACCAAGAAAGTTGATCGTTCCTATAGCATCGACACTGACAACAAAAGCTTCAGCTCGCAAGAATCCTTGCAGTCACCGAAACATGGAACCTCTTCTTCGACAAGTTCCGCTAGAAGAATGTCGAGCGGTAGTTCTGGGCCTCCCTCGGTGCAGCCCAAGCAAACagctttatctttgaagcgCCAGAGCCTCAACCGAAGTTCCCCTCTGTTAAAGACTATAACCCAAAAAAAACTGATGCCTGAAAAACATTTCGCGGATCGAGGCGTAGTTACTGAGTTGTCGGGAGTTAAAAAATCGGAGCGTAAACAGGCGCAGAACACCTCAAATGGTAAACCGAGAGCGCAGATTGTAGCTGCAGTCACCAGTCGCCTGTACAATAAAGTGAAAAAGCAGGATATCGGGACTTCCACTGAGAATCTGCCTGTGGCCAAGGAGTTGTCAATTTGCAGCAATGCCAGAAGTAGACTGAGGGAACTAACGCAGAAGGCTTTGAAAGCTCACAGAAGCAGAAATGTGGAGACCCAGACTGAACTCTTTCCAGTTTTGCGCGTCAAGGAAGCAGCGACTGATTGCTCGGACTTGAAAGTGGACGTTTGCGAAGTGAAAGATGTTACTACTTCTATGGAGAGCTGCGGGAAAGATGTTGCAATCGAATGCACTTTATTGAATCAGTTCATAGAGGGCACTGTTAGGGACATTTTAGTGGTTACTCGAAGCTGTGGAATTCAGACGGTTTCATCTGAGGATAAAATGTCATTTACCAAATATTTGCTCGCCGacaaaaattcgattttcacGGAGGCGGTCAACATCAACATTTCGCACAACTACTCCAGCAGCAACCAATCAGAGGATAGTCTGGAAGGTCTCGTGTCCTTCCCCACCCCGGATTTGATTAGCAATCACAACTCATTAGAGCCTTGTCAAGAGAAAGTGGCCGACATTGCAcaggtaaattttgaaactgcaAATTATATACCTGCAGAAGAAGTATGCGCCAATACCGCCAAAGTTTTGACGGTGCCTCAGcatagagaaaaaataaacaacgtGGAAGTGCTAACTGCACAAGCCCCGCAAAGTTTTATTCAAGAAAGCAAGGATACATGCAAATCTCTTCCAGACTTCTGCCCCAGTTTCGCTAAAGCAAAGTCATCTAGACAGGCAGAAAATTACAGTAGAAGCCGCGCATTTAACACTCAAACCCACTTGGATCATGTACGAAATAGCAGCAGCAGAAGCAGCAGCAGCAGTAGCTCTTTATCTCTGAGCAACGTCCCCGATTCTCTAGACTACCACCTGGCCAATCAGAAAAGAGTACAATTCTCCCGAAAAACGTCACAAAAAAGCGACCGCCTCATGAATGCCATGAAAGATTTTCTTCAGGAGGCCAAGCTGCTCATAGCAAATTTAAGCCGCGCAGGTGCCAATCACTGTCAACAGCCCCATCTGGACGATTTTGATATACAAGTGACGTTGAACGACGTCTCAGGCTTGGACAATTTGCCACGTAAGCGTAAAAAGAAGCTGAAATCCACTCAAACGTGCCCTATGACTACATCCTCATCCTCTCAAACCTCGCTATTTGGGGACGCACCATTAAACCAATACGAAGCCCTGCTAGAGGACTCCTGTAAAAGGCTAGAAGAGAAAATCAGCAAACCGCCACGCTCCTGGCAAATCAGTATCGCTTctgaagattttgaagatgaactGCTTTTTGAGAAGCCCAGGTACAATCCTTGGGACTTGAGCAATGTGGAGGTGGAGGATTCCAGTTTGGAGAGCCAGCCGGTGACGTTTTCGGACTATGGGAGCTTGCCACGGAAGACGCACAAAAGACAAAGAACGCCCACATGCAGCCCGAGTGCATTTTTGAAGCAACTAACTCAGATGAGGAggcagataattgaaaattcaagagaGGAGTTGATGGTGCAAAGTTgcagcaaataa
- the LOC136341482 gene encoding uncharacterized protein isoform X3 — MELCSVSNRIAPRYLEIYNEKVADLLTDSEKKGQERPLRVREHPKRGPYVEGLSQHLVTTDTELLERLEVGTNRRRVGFTATNPRSSRSHSVFSVSSDDGVKLHLVDLAGNERAGSRGYGPNRFREGANINKSLVALGNVISTLADYSKGFVHARSKFVPYRDSVLTWLLKDTLQGNSNTVMVATVSPSSQCYSETVNTLRFGQRAKLIVYKPIIVEDSKERTIRKLRAEIAQLRDLLMLSSLPRQREFENPQEDFQVLVSKSDTLVPIMNVVTSQKTKKVDRSYSIDTDNKSFSSQESLQSPKHGTSSSTSSARRMSSGSSGPPSVQPKQTALSLKRQSLNRSSPLLKTITQKKLMPEKHFADRGVVTELSGVKKSERKQAQNTSNGKPRAQIVAAVTSRLYNKVKKQDIGTSTENLPVAKELSICSNARSRLRELTQKALKAHRSRNVETQTELFPVLRVKEAATDCSDLKVDVCEVKDVTTSMESCGKDVAIECTLLNQFIEGTVRDILVVTRSCGIQTVSSEDKMSFTKYLLADKNSIFTEAVNINISHNYSSSNQSEDSLEGLVSFPTPDLISNHNSLEPCQEKVADIAQVNFETANYIPAEEVCANTAKVLTVPQHREKINNVEVLTAQAPQSFIQESKDTCKSLPDFCPSFAKAKSSRQAENYSRSRAFNTQTHLDHVRNSSSRSSSSSSSLSLSNVPDSLDYHLANQKRVQFSRKTSQKSDRLMNAMKDFLQEAKLLIANLSRAGANHCQQPHLDDFDIQVTLNDVSGLDNLPRKRKKKLKSTQTCPMTTSSSSQTSLFGDAPLNQYEALLEDSCKRLEEKISKPPRSWQISIASEDFEDELLFEKPRYNPWDLSNVEVEDSSLESQPVTFSDYGSLPRKTHKRQRTPTCSPSAFLKQLTQMRRQIIENSREELMVQSCSK, encoded by the exons GTCTCTCTCAACACCTCGTAACCACTGACACAGAGCTACTCGAGCGTCTCGAAGTGGGAACCAATAGACGCCGCGTGGGATTCACCGCCACTAACCCTCGATCTAGTAGAAGTCACTCCGTCTTCTCTGTATCTAGCGACGACGGAGTCAAGCTCCATCTTGTGGATTTGGCCGGCAATGAACGGGCAGGAAGTCGTGGATACGGTCCGAATCGGTTCCGAGAGGGCGCCAATATCAACAAGAGTCTAGTGGCTTTGGGCAACGTTATTTCGACTCTAG CGGACTATTCAAAAGGGTTTGTCCACGCAAGAAGCAAATTTGTCCCTTACCGGGACTCGGTCCTCACATGGCTTCTCAAGGACACCCTCCAGGGAAACTCCAATACTGTAATGGTTGCCA cGGTTTCACCGTCCAGCCAGTGCTACAGTGAGACTGTCAATACCCTGCGATTCGGACAGCGTGCGAAACTCATCGTTTATAAACCAATAATCGTGGAAGACTCCAAAGAGCGTACCATTCGGAAGTTGAGAGCTGAAATTGCCCAGCTTAGAGATCTTTTAATGCTCTCCTCGTTGCCCCGTCAA aGAGAATTTGAAAATCCTCAAGAAGATTTCCAAGTATTGGTCTCAAAATCAGATACTTTAGTTCCCATAATGAACGTGGTAACTTCTCAGAAGACCAAGAAAGTTGATCGTTCCTATAGCATCGACACTGACAACAAAAGCTTCAGCTCGCAAGAATCCTTGCAGTCACCGAAACATGGAACCTCTTCTTCGACAAGTTCCGCTAGAAGAATGTCGAGCGGTAGTTCTGGGCCTCCCTCGGTGCAGCCCAAGCAAACagctttatctttgaagcgCCAGAGCCTCAACCGAAGTTCCCCTCTGTTAAAGACTATAACCCAAAAAAAACTGATGCCTGAAAAACATTTCGCGGATCGAGGCGTAGTTACTGAGTTGTCGGGAGTTAAAAAATCGGAGCGTAAACAGGCGCAGAACACCTCAAATGGTAAACCGAGAGCGCAGATTGTAGCTGCAGTCACCAGTCGCCTGTACAATAAAGTGAAAAAGCAGGATATCGGGACTTCCACTGAGAATCTGCCTGTGGCCAAGGAGTTGTCAATTTGCAGCAATGCCAGAAGTAGACTGAGGGAACTAACGCAGAAGGCTTTGAAAGCTCACAGAAGCAGAAATGTGGAGACCCAGACTGAACTCTTTCCAGTTTTGCGCGTCAAGGAAGCAGCGACTGATTGCTCGGACTTGAAAGTGGACGTTTGCGAAGTGAAAGATGTTACTACTTCTATGGAGAGCTGCGGGAAAGATGTTGCAATCGAATGCACTTTATTGAATCAGTTCATAGAGGGCACTGTTAGGGACATTTTAGTGGTTACTCGAAGCTGTGGAATTCAGACGGTTTCATCTGAGGATAAAATGTCATTTACCAAATATTTGCTCGCCGacaaaaattcgattttcacGGAGGCGGTCAACATCAACATTTCGCACAACTACTCCAGCAGCAACCAATCAGAGGATAGTCTGGAAGGTCTCGTGTCCTTCCCCACCCCGGATTTGATTAGCAATCACAACTCATTAGAGCCTTGTCAAGAGAAAGTGGCCGACATTGCAcaggtaaattttgaaactgcaAATTATATACCTGCAGAAGAAGTATGCGCCAATACCGCCAAAGTTTTGACGGTGCCTCAGcatagagaaaaaataaacaacgtGGAAGTGCTAACTGCACAAGCCCCGCAAAGTTTTATTCAAGAAAGCAAGGATACATGCAAATCTCTTCCAGACTTCTGCCCCAGTTTCGCTAAAGCAAAGTCATCTAGACAGGCAGAAAATTACAGTAGAAGCCGCGCATTTAACACTCAAACCCACTTGGATCATGTACGAAATAGCAGCAGCAGAAGCAGCAGCAGCAGTAGCTCTTTATCTCTGAGCAACGTCCCCGATTCTCTAGACTACCACCTGGCCAATCAGAAAAGAGTACAATTCTCCCGAAAAACGTCACAAAAAAGCGACCGCCTCATGAATGCCATGAAAGATTTTCTTCAGGAGGCCAAGCTGCTCATAGCAAATTTAAGCCGCGCAGGTGCCAATCACTGTCAACAGCCCCATCTGGACGATTTTGATATACAAGTGACGTTGAACGACGTCTCAGGCTTGGACAATTTGCCACGTAAGCGTAAAAAGAAGCTGAAATCCACTCAAACGTGCCCTATGACTACATCCTCATCCTCTCAAACCTCGCTATTTGGGGACGCACCATTAAACCAATACGAAGCCCTGCTAGAGGACTCCTGTAAAAGGCTAGAAGAGAAAATCAGCAAACCGCCACGCTCCTGGCAAATCAGTATCGCTTctgaagattttgaagatgaactGCTTTTTGAGAAGCCCAGGTACAATCCTTGGGACTTGAGCAATGTGGAGGTGGAGGATTCCAGTTTGGAGAGCCAGCCGGTGACGTTTTCGGACTATGGGAGCTTGCCACGGAAGACGCACAAAAGACAAAGAACGCCCACATGCAGCCCGAGTGCATTTTTGAAGCAACTAACTCAGATGAGGAggcagataattgaaaattcaagagaGGAGTTGATGGTGCAAAGTTgcagcaaataa
- the IntS9 gene encoding integrator complex subunit 9 — translation MKLYSLSNDPNKPCHVLTFREVTIMFDCGLSMQSLLSFLPLSFVPSNRLLNLSNFMPPEVSDPDLEGELKENGDRVFVDSPPEFCPPLDKLIDFSQVDVILISNYLCMMALPFITENTGFQGRVYATEPTLHIGRLLLEELVIYIEQCPKSSFATQWKNFAHKCPFPLKEAFMPKSWKQIYNMNSVNASLSRIQMVGYNEKIDVYGALQVLPASSGYCLGSANWIITSDHEKIVYLSGSSTLTTHPRPMDHNALKNADVFIMSNLTQTPISNPDSMLGVLCIVVGLTLRGGGNVLIPCYPTGVVYDLFECLSVKMQDLGVSNCPMFFVSPVADTSLAYSNILAEWLSSAKQNKVYVPDEPFPHAMLVKNSKLKHFKHIYSEGFSTDFQEPCVVFCGHPSLRFGDVVQFIELWGNNPRNCIVFTEPDYDYIEALAPYQPLQMKIAHCAIDTSLNFTQANKLIKDLKPTTLVVPESYTKPPVSAPNLTELVIHSNPDVNLIPYKWGEVINLPLKRKQGQILLESGVAQKIAPVEVKPGISLSTITGALEVKDNVHKVQEINTSQKLLNQNVKYEWGSVNINEFKQKLFQEGITDAKMESLGGNVVVIHLQNEDALIQLEDNNTHVVCNGDEALRTKLRNIVMQCLKTF, via the exons ATGAAATTG TACTCTTTAAGCAATGACCCAAACAAGCCATGCCATGTCCTGACGTTCCGAGAGGTTACAATCATGTTTGATTGTGGCTTATCAATGCAATCTCTATTGAGCTTTTTGCCACTGTCATTTGTACCTTCAAACCGGCTACTTaatttgagcaattttatGCCCCCTGAAGTTTCGGATCCAGATTTGGAAGGT gaattaaaagaaaatggtGATCGTGTCTTTGTGGACTCCCCACCAGAATTCTGTCCTCCCTTAGACAAACTCATTGATTTCTCTCAGGTGGATGTTATTTTAATATCCAATTATCTCTGTATGATGGCTTTGCCTTTCATTACTGAAAACACGGGGTTTCAAGGTAGAGTTTATGCCACTGAACCAACACTCCACATTGGAAG ACTTCTATTGGAAGAGTTAGTAATTTATATTGAACAGTGCCCCAAATCATCATTTGCCACTCAATGGAAgaattttgcacataaatgTCCCTTTCCTTTAAAAGAAGCCTTTATGCCCAAAAGCTGGAAGCAAATTTACAACATGAACAGTGTCAATGCCAGCCTGTCCCGAATCCAGATGGTGGGCTACAATGAGAAAATT GATGTTTATGGGGCTCTGCAAGTGCTTCCAGCCAGTTCTGGATATTGTCTAGGCTCAGCTAATTGGATAATCACATCAGACCATGAGAAAATTGTGTATTTAAGTGGATCCAGCACACTTACCACTCATCCCAGGCCGATGGACCATAACGCCCTTAAAAATGCTGATGTTTTTATTATGTCTAATTTGACTCAAACACCTATAAGCAATCCTGATTCCATGTTGGGAGTACTTTGCATTGTTGTGG GTTTGACTCTAAGAGGAGGTGGCAATGTGTTAATTCCATGTTATCCCACAGGAGTAGTGTACGATTTGTTTGAATGTTTGTCAGTTAAAATGCAAGATTTGGGAGTATCTAATTGTCCTATGTTCTTTGTATCACCTGTAGCAGATACTTCGTTGGcctattcaaatattttagctGAGTGGCTCAGTTCAGCCAAGCAGAATAAAGTATATGTACCTGACGAACCCTTTCCTCACGCCATGctagtaaaaaattcaaaattgaagcATTTCAAGCATATTTATTCGGAGGGATTTAGCACTGATTTTCAAGAG CCCTGCGTGGTTTTTTGCGGACACCCCAGTTTACGCTTCGGAGATGTCGTACAATTCATCGAGTTGTGGGGCAATAATCCCCGAAATTGCATAGTTTTTACAG AACCCGACTACGATTACATTGAAGCTTTGGCTCCGTATCAGCCTTTGCAGATGAAAATAGCTCATTGTGCTATTGATACTTCTCTTAACTTCACCCAGGCCAACAAGCtaattaaagatttaaaacCCACCACTTTGGTTGTGCCTGAGAGCTATACTAAACCTCCAGTGTCAGCTCCAAACCTTACTGAACTGGTCATTCACAGTAACCCAGATGTTAACCTAATTCCTTACAAATGGGGTGAAGTGATCAATTTGCCTTTGAAGAGAAAGCAGGGACAAATCCTCCTCGAGAGTGGTGTAGCTCAGAAGATTGCTCCAGTCGAAGTTAAACCtg gaATTAGCTTGTCGACTATTACCGGAGCCTTGGAAGTCAAGGATAACGTACATAAAGTACAAGAAATCAACACGAGTCAGAAGTTACTAAACCAGAACGTGAAATACGAGTGGGGAAGTGTGAATATAAACGAATTCAAGCAAAAACTCTTTCAAGAGGGCATTACAGATGCCAAAATGGAATCCCTTGGTGGGAATGTGGTGGTGATTCATTTGCAAAATGAGGACGCATTAATTCAGCTCGAAGATAACAATACTCATGTTGTTTGTAACGGGGATGAAGCATTAAGAACTAAATTAAGGAATATTGTTATGCAGTGtttgaagactttttaa
- the Rnp4F gene encoding squamous cell carcinoma antigen recognized by T-cells 3, which translates to MANDEMDSSSDSNDDSETKVAMVRAKQLERILTNNKYIYEVHDELVAIYKSLGDLDSLRSAFKSFHECYPLTPALWMEWINVEKNLATTAEQHEHVFELFQQAVDDYLSVELWSEYAQFAIGASTLERTRSVLEAGISKAGLVCCNGSLLWATYREIENLHVSMHKEGSEEWKKQLLALADVFKRELSVPLIDMESTYEEWKEWVKTLPEGLIDSKSVEYGYNKAKKDLEVYKPFEERLLTPKSNHNLLAIYQDYISHVSDPSTVMCLFERAVAQLCLTPELWLSYCSYMLKFDDLILPVCNRALRNCPLSDSLWAFKVKILEHLKKEDSTILECLEEGISYIAPNFGLELWLAYLEYSTRNSQSKEILYKRYNQAIEQLELGTKNEPQCKVSRLFSRILYKNGDKEEARKLWKQILFKSPNKDSAILWLEYANLEKQYGDPQTLRSVFQKAVNSMSVWPQFIIDEWQLHERHTGTLEEVTKCLQKCSEAVENFQKAKLQPSTSKWPKKSENLGKGTKRKTNTESSESDSKRIKSQSEGDTKTIKLKVEKNPETTVFISNLLPSVNEEMIKKIFPNAVNLVIVMDKRGKSRCFGFVQFKTSEEMMVALARDREPLDGRPVYISEIKTDKSEKKPVFKYAATEEKNKLFIRGLPVKKTKEEIEEIFSKFGAVNVRLVLHKSGQPKGLAYVEFENESQATKAMKETDQTTIDGHVITVAISSPPPKQDKFKSGVFDKKGEDEPLRSARSKLQTSMLPRTLMQAKQKEGNGESANNGVEEEPKMKSNSDFRAMLLKK; encoded by the exons ATGGCTAACGACGAAATGGACAGCTCCAGCGATTCCAACGACGATAGTGAGACCAAG GTTGCAATGGTACGCGCTAAGCAGCTGGAAAGGATCCTaacaaacaacaaatatatatatgagGTCCATGATGAATTAGTGGCAATATACAAGTCCCTTGGAGATCTTGATTCGTTACGAAGTGCTTTCAAATCCTTCCATGAATGCTATCCCCTTACCCCTGCCTTATGGATGGAATGGattaatgtggaaaaaaaCTTGGCAACCACAGCAGAGCAGCATGAACATGTCTTTGAGTTATTCCAGCAAGCAGTTGATGATTATTTAT CTGTAGAGTTATGGTCAGAATATGCACAATTTGCCATTGGGGCAAGCACTCTGGAAAGAACAAGATCAGTATTAGAGGCAGGAATTAGTAAGGCAGGGTTAGTTTGCTGTAATGGATCGTTACTATGGGCCACTTATAGGGAAATTGAGAACTTGCATGTTTCAATGCATAAAGAGGGCTCAGAAGAGTGGAAGAAGCAG CTATTAGCTTTAGCAGATGTTTTCAAAAGAGAATTATCTGTGCCTTTAATAGACATGGAAAGCACTTATGAAGAGTGGAAGGAGTGGGTGAAAACTCTACCTGAAGGGCTAATAGATTCCAAGTCG GTTGAATATGGATATAATAAGGCAAAGAAGGATTTAGAAGTGTACAAACCATTTGAAGAGAGACTTCTAACTCCTAAATCTAACCACAATTTGCTGGCAATTTACCAAGACTATATTAGTCATGTATCAGATCCATCTACAGTTATGTGCCTCTTTGAACGAGCTGTCGCACAGCTTTGTCTCACCCCAG AGCTTTGGTTGAGCTATTGCTCTTATATGCTTAAATTCGATGATCTGATCTTGCCAGTCTGCAATAGGGCCTTGAGAAATTGTCCCTTGAGCGACTCGTTGTGGGCGTTTAAAGTAAAGATTttggaacatttaaaaaaggaGGATAGCACAATACTTGAGTGCTTAGAAGAGGGAATATCATATATTGCTCCGAATTTTGGTCTAGAGTTGTGGCTGGCTTATTTGGAGTACTCTACAAGGAATTCTCAATCAAAAGAGATTTTGTATAAGCGTTATAATCAG GCAATTGAACAACTTGAACTAGGCACCAAAAACGAGCCTCAATGCAAAGTCAGCCGCCTTTTTAGTcgtattttatacaaaaatggcGACAAAGAAGAAGCCCGCAAATTATGGAAACAAATCCTCTTCAAATCACCTAATAAAG ATTCTGCAATTCTATGGCTTGAATACGctaatttagaaaaacaatATGGGGACCCTCAGACTTTACGCTCAGTCTTCCAAAAAGCTGTAAACTCCATGAGTGTTTGGCCACAGTTCATCATTGACGAATGGCAACTGCACGAACGGCACACTGGTACTCTTGAGGAAGTCACAAAGTGTCTGCAAAAGTGTTCAGAagctgttgaaaattttcaaaaggcGAAGCTTCAGCCATCTACCTCAAAGTGGCCaaagaaaagtgaaaatttaggCAAAGGCACtaagagaaaaacaaatacGGAATCTTCAGAAAGTGACTCAAAACGTATTAAAAGTCAGTCGGAAGGAGATAcgaaaacaattaaacttaAAGTAGAGAAAAATCCAGAAACTACAGTGTTTATTAGCAACCTACTTCCATCAGTGAATGAAgagatgattaaaaaaatatttcccaatGCAGTGAACTTGGTAATAGTCATGGATAAAAGAGGCAAATCTAGATGCTTTGGTTTTGTGCAGTTTAAAACGTCAGAAGAG ATGATGGTTGCCTTAGCTAGGGACAGGGAACCACTAGACGGCCGCCCCGtgtatatttctgaaatcAAAACTGATAAATCTGAGAAAAAGCCTGTCTTCAAATACGCGGCCACCGAAGAAAAGAACAAATTGTTTATTCGCGGGTTGCCAGtgaagaaaacgaaagaagaAATCGAGGAGATTTTCAGTAAATTCGGCGCCGTAAACGTACGGTTGGTTCTGCACAAAAGTGGTCAACCCAAG ggTTTAGCTTACGTGGAATTTGAAAACGAGTCTCAAGCCACAAAAGCCATGAAAGAAACAGATCAAACTACAATCGACGGTCACGTAATAACAGTGGCCATAAGCTCACCCCCACCCAAGCAGgataaattcaaaagtggcgtttttgataaaaagggCGAAGATGAGCCTTTGAGGTCCGCACGAAGTAAGCTACAAACATCAATGTTACCCAGAACCCTGATGCAAGCAAAACAGAAAGAAGGTAATGGGGAATCTGCGAACAACGGGGTAGAGGAGGAACCCAAAATGAAGAGCAATAGCGATTTTAGAGCGATGCTGTTGAAGAAATAG